From Vigna unguiculata cultivar IT97K-499-35 chromosome 5, ASM411807v1, whole genome shotgun sequence, the proteins below share one genomic window:
- the LOC114182939 gene encoding uncharacterized protein LOC114182939: protein MATLQMSNVDLEQGNHRRSLVGSDVSVEGSLCFSDADDGSCYSRFYSTNGGSYDDYSFACVSDPEAGGVAHSGRASSVSECSVELETRTGVPEIKVHLAKVEMDCRICHMGLESDSHESGVPIELGCSCKDDLAAAHKHCAEAWFKIKGNRTCEICHAVARNVYGGNEDSTEHVSDGSNGTTAAATLSTTAPSTEPRRFWHGHRFLNFLLACMVFAFVISWLFHFNMPSS, encoded by the exons ATGGCCACCTTGCAGATGTCCAATGTTGATTTGGAGCAAGGAAACCATCGCCGTTCGCTTGTTGGAAGTGATGTGAGCGTTGAAGGGAGCTTGTGCTTCTCTGATGCCGATGATGGTTCTTGCTACTCTCGTTTCTACTCAACAAATGGTGGTTCATATGATGATTACAGCTTTGCTTGCGTTTCTGATCCTGAGGCTGGGGGTGTTGCTCATTCTGGGAGAGCTTCTTCTGTTTCTGAGTGCTCTGTGGAGTTGGAAACTAGAACTGGGGTTCCTGAGATCAAGGTGCATTTGGCTAAAGTGGAGATGGATTGTAGGATTTGTCACATGGGTTTGGAGAGTGATAGCCATGAATCTGGTGTACCCATAGAATTGGGTTGTTCCTGTAAGGATGATTTGGCTGCTGCTCACAAGCACTGTGCTGAGGCCTGGTTCAAGATTAAGGGAAATAG GACTTGTGAAATTTGTCATGCTGTTGCTCGGAATGTTTATGGAGGAAACGAGGATTCGACAGAGCATGTTAGCGACGGTAGCAATGGTACTACAGCAGCAGCCACACTCTCCACTACTGCTCCTTCTACAGAACCTCGAAGATTTTGGCATGGCCATCGCTTCCTCAATTTCTTGCTTGCTTGTATGGTTTTCGCATTTGTCATATCATGGCTATTCCACTTCAATATGCCATCATCGTAG